The following proteins are co-located in the Conyzicola lurida genome:
- a CDS encoding exodeoxyribonuclease VII small subunit, whose product MATAQNSDVSALSYEQARDELVRVVHELEQGSSTLEESLALWERGEAAAKRCEEWLLGAKARLDAARSASSD is encoded by the coding sequence GTGGCAACAGCACAGAACTCCGACGTCTCGGCCCTCAGCTACGAGCAGGCCCGCGACGAACTCGTCCGGGTCGTCCACGAGCTCGAGCAGGGGTCGTCGACCCTCGAAGAATCGCTCGCCCTCTGGGAACGCGGCGAGGCCGCGGCCAAGCGCTGCGAGGAGTGGCTGCTCGGCGCCAAGGCACGGCTCGATGCCGCGCGCTCTGCGAGTTCGGACTGA
- the fbaA gene encoding class II fructose-bisphosphate aldolase, producing the protein MPIATPEQYAEMLDKAKTSGFAYPAINASSSSTINGILQGLTEAGSDGIIQVTTGGADFFAGHTVKARASGALAFAAFVTEAAKNYPITVALHTDHCPKNALDDFLLPLISASEAEVKAGRNPIFQSHMWDGSAVPLDENLRIAQEILPRMKAINSVLEVEIGVVGGEEDGVSHDINEHLYTTLDDAIATVEALGLGEQGRYIAALTFGNVHGVYKPGNVKLKPELLGEIQAGIQAKYGTGPKPLDLVFHGGSGSTDEEIALAVANGVVKMNIDTDTQYAYSRSVADTVLRNYDGFLKVDGEVGNKKVYDPRSWGKIAESALAARVAEATKQLGSAGYSGK; encoded by the coding sequence ATGCCCATCGCAACCCCAGAGCAGTACGCCGAGATGCTCGACAAGGCGAAGACCTCGGGCTTCGCCTACCCGGCCATCAACGCGTCGTCATCGTCGACGATCAACGGCATCCTGCAGGGCCTCACCGAGGCGGGTTCCGACGGGATCATCCAGGTCACCACCGGCGGCGCCGACTTCTTCGCCGGCCACACCGTCAAGGCCCGGGCGTCCGGAGCTCTCGCCTTCGCCGCCTTCGTCACCGAGGCCGCGAAGAACTACCCGATCACCGTCGCACTGCACACCGACCACTGCCCGAAGAACGCCCTCGACGACTTCCTCCTCCCCCTCATCTCCGCCTCCGAGGCCGAGGTGAAGGCGGGCCGCAACCCGATCTTCCAGAGCCACATGTGGGACGGCTCGGCGGTCCCGCTCGACGAGAACCTCCGCATCGCGCAGGAGATCCTGCCGCGCATGAAGGCGATCAACTCCGTTCTCGAGGTCGAGATCGGCGTCGTCGGCGGCGAGGAAGACGGCGTCAGCCACGACATCAACGAACACCTCTACACGACGCTCGACGACGCGATCGCGACCGTCGAGGCGCTCGGCCTCGGCGAGCAGGGCCGGTACATCGCCGCCCTCACCTTCGGCAACGTGCACGGCGTCTACAAGCCGGGCAACGTCAAGCTCAAGCCCGAGCTGCTCGGCGAGATCCAGGCCGGCATCCAGGCCAAGTACGGCACCGGCCCGAAGCCGCTCGACCTCGTCTTCCACGGCGGATCCGGCTCGACCGACGAGGAGATCGCCCTCGCCGTCGCCAACGGCGTCGTGAAGATGAACATCGACACCGACACCCAGTACGCCTACAGCCGGTCCGTCGCCGACACCGTGCTGCGCAACTACGACGGATTTCTCAAGGTCGACGGCGAAGTCGGCAACAAGAAGGTCTACGACCCGCGCTCGTGGGGAAAGATCGCCGAGAGCGCCCTCGCCGCCCGCGTCGCCGAGGCGACGAAGCAGCTCGGCTCCGCCGGCTACTCCGGCAAGTAA
- the glpX gene encoding class II fructose-bisphosphatase, with amino-acid sequence MELVRATEAAAIRAVPFIGRGDKNAADGAAVDAMRKFLGTVEFDGLVVIGEGEKDHAPMLYNGEHVGSGEGPACDIAVDPIDGTSLTAAGRQNALSMIAVADRGAMYDPSAVFYMEKIVTGFEGHGVVDLNRPIGENIRALAKAKNKDVSDMVVAVLDRPRHAQLINDIREAGAGTRLMLDGDVAGGINAAMHGTRIDMCVGTGGTPEGIITACALKALGGLIQGRLLPSDDDERQRAIDAGHDLDRVLHIDDLVTSDNTYFVATGVTDGQLVDGVRKHGPAIRTESIILRGRSGTVRRVVAEHLAEKWL; translated from the coding sequence ATGGAGCTGGTGCGCGCGACCGAAGCCGCCGCCATCCGCGCCGTCCCGTTCATCGGCCGCGGCGACAAAAACGCCGCCGACGGCGCCGCCGTCGACGCCATGCGCAAGTTCCTCGGCACCGTCGAGTTCGACGGCCTCGTCGTCATCGGCGAGGGCGAGAAGGACCACGCCCCCATGCTCTACAACGGCGAGCACGTCGGCAGCGGCGAAGGCCCTGCCTGCGACATCGCCGTGGACCCGATTGACGGCACCTCGCTCACCGCGGCCGGCCGCCAGAACGCGCTCAGCATGATCGCCGTCGCCGACCGCGGCGCCATGTACGACCCCTCCGCCGTGTTCTACATGGAGAAGATTGTCACCGGCTTCGAGGGCCACGGCGTCGTCGACCTCAACCGCCCCATCGGCGAGAACATCCGCGCTCTGGCCAAGGCCAAGAACAAGGACGTCTCCGACATGGTCGTCGCCGTGCTCGACCGCCCCCGCCACGCGCAGCTCATCAACGACATCCGCGAGGCGGGCGCCGGAACGCGCCTGATGCTCGACGGCGACGTGGCCGGCGGCATCAACGCCGCCATGCACGGCACCCGCATCGACATGTGCGTCGGTACCGGCGGCACCCCCGAGGGCATCATCACGGCCTGCGCGCTCAAGGCCCTCGGCGGCCTGATCCAGGGCCGCCTGCTGCCCAGCGACGACGACGAGCGCCAGCGCGCCATCGACGCCGGGCACGACCTCGACCGTGTCCTCCACATCGACGACCTCGTCACCAGCGACAACACCTACTTCGTCGCCACCGGCGTCACCGACGGCCAGCTCGTCGACGGCGTGCGCAAGCACGGCCCCGCGATCCGCACCGAGAGCATCATCCTCCGCGGCCGCTCCGGCACCGTGCGTCGCGTGGTCGCCGAGCACCTCGCGGAGAAGTGGCTCTGA
- a CDS encoding PhoH family protein: MAHNVSPQQNTTSATDPKAATAERTYVLDTSVLLSDPKAVFRFAEHAVVLPVIVISELESKRNDPEIGYFARQALRNLDELRVQHERLDFPIAVGEGGTLRVELNHSNMSVLPSGLQLGDNDSRILAVALNLANDGLAVTVVSKDLPLRVKAASIGLAAEEYRAELAVDSGYTGQAEITLSSEQMNQLYDNEQLDSRTVQDIPVNTGLVIHSDRGSALGRVTARGQMRLVRGDRDIFGLHGRSAEQRLAIDMLLDQEIGIVSLGGSAGTGKSALALCAGLEAVLEKQQYRKIMVFRPLYAVGGQELGFLPGDAAEKMNPWAQAVFDTLGSVVSQNVLDEVLERGILEVLPLTHIRGRSLHDAFVIVDEAQSLERNVLLTVLSRIGQNSRVILTHDVAQRDNLRVGRHDGVASVIESLKGHPLFGHITLTRSERSAIAALVTEMLESNELA, encoded by the coding sequence GTGGCCCACAACGTTAGCCCCCAGCAGAACACCACCAGCGCGACGGATCCGAAGGCCGCTACGGCGGAGCGCACCTATGTGCTCGACACTTCGGTTCTGCTGTCTGACCCGAAGGCCGTTTTCCGTTTCGCGGAACACGCCGTGGTTCTGCCGGTCATCGTCATCAGCGAGTTGGAGTCGAAGCGCAACGACCCGGAGATCGGGTATTTCGCGCGCCAGGCCCTCCGCAACCTTGACGAACTCCGAGTGCAGCACGAAAGGCTCGACTTCCCCATCGCGGTGGGGGAGGGCGGAACCCTCCGTGTGGAGCTCAACCACTCCAACATGTCCGTCCTGCCGTCGGGCCTCCAGCTCGGCGACAACGACTCGCGCATCCTCGCGGTCGCCCTCAACCTCGCCAACGACGGACTCGCCGTCACCGTCGTCTCGAAGGACCTCCCGCTGCGGGTGAAGGCCGCCTCGATCGGCCTCGCCGCCGAGGAGTACCGAGCGGAGCTCGCCGTCGACTCCGGCTACACCGGGCAGGCCGAGATCACCCTCAGCTCCGAACAGATGAACCAGCTGTACGACAACGAACAGTTGGATTCGCGCACCGTGCAAGACATCCCGGTCAACACCGGCCTCGTCATCCACTCGGACCGTGGTTCGGCCCTCGGCAGGGTCACCGCGCGCGGCCAGATGCGCCTCGTGCGAGGCGACCGCGACATTTTCGGGCTGCACGGCCGCAGCGCGGAGCAGCGCCTCGCGATCGACATGCTGCTCGACCAGGAGATCGGCATCGTCTCCCTCGGCGGAAGCGCGGGCACCGGAAAGTCGGCCCTCGCGCTCTGCGCCGGTCTCGAGGCGGTGCTCGAGAAGCAGCAGTACCGCAAGATCATGGTGTTCCGCCCGCTCTACGCGGTCGGCGGCCAGGAGCTCGGCTTCCTCCCCGGCGACGCCGCCGAGAAGATGAACCCGTGGGCGCAGGCCGTGTTCGACACCCTCGGCTCGGTCGTCTCGCAGAACGTGCTCGACGAGGTGCTGGAACGCGGCATCCTCGAGGTGCTGCCGCTCACGCACATCCGCGGTCGCTCGCTGCACGACGCGTTCGTCATCGTCGACGAGGCGCAGTCGCTCGAACGCAACGTGCTGCTGACGGTGCTCAGCCGCATCGGGCAGAACTCGCGTGTGATCCTCACCCACGACGTCGCCCAGCGGGATAACCTCCGGGTCGGACGCCACGACGGCGTCGCCTCGGTCATCGAGTCGCTCAAGGGCCACCCGTTGTTCGGGCACATCACCCTCACCCGGTCGGAGCGCAGCGCCATCGCCGCGCTCGTCACCGAGATGCTGGAGTCGAACGAGCTGGCCTAG
- a CDS encoding class II fumarate hydratase, whose amino-acid sequence MTTSPAAPEFRVEHDTMGEVLVPLSALYGAQTQRAVENFPISGAGLEPAQIVALARIKRAAAIVNGSLGIIDQAIADAVVGAADQLIAGHHHDQFPVDTYQTGSGTSSNMNMNEVLASLASTALGSPVHPNDHVNASQSSNDVFPTSVHVAVTGALLGDLIPSLEHLAAAFDVKAELWKTAVKAGRTHLMDATPVTLGQEFAGYARQIRLGIDRVNATIVRVAEVPLGGTAVGTGINTPAGFPQKVIAQLADDSGLPITEALDHFEAQGARDALVEASGALRVIAVSLTKISNDLRWMGSGPNTGLGELSIPDLQPGSSIMPGKVNPVIPEAVIMVGARVIGNDATIAWAGATGNFELNVAIPVMGTALLESIRLLSNSTVLLADKTVDGLEANLEHARALAESSPSIVTPLNKFIGYESAAKIAKHAVKQSITVREAVIDLGFVERGELTLEQLDGALDVLSMTHPG is encoded by the coding sequence GTGACCACCTCCCCCGCTGCACCCGAGTTCCGTGTCGAACACGACACCATGGGTGAAGTACTCGTTCCCCTCTCCGCCCTGTACGGGGCGCAGACACAACGTGCGGTCGAGAATTTCCCGATCTCCGGCGCCGGACTCGAGCCCGCCCAGATCGTCGCGCTGGCCCGTATCAAGCGCGCCGCGGCCATCGTCAACGGATCGCTCGGCATCATCGACCAGGCCATCGCCGACGCCGTCGTCGGTGCCGCCGACCAGCTGATCGCCGGCCACCACCACGACCAGTTCCCCGTCGACACGTACCAGACCGGCTCGGGCACGTCGTCGAACATGAACATGAACGAGGTGCTCGCCTCGCTTGCCAGCACCGCGCTCGGGTCGCCCGTGCACCCCAACGACCACGTCAACGCCTCGCAGTCGTCGAACGACGTGTTCCCGACCTCGGTGCACGTGGCCGTGACCGGAGCGCTGCTGGGCGACCTCATCCCCTCGCTCGAACACCTCGCGGCGGCGTTCGACGTCAAAGCCGAGCTCTGGAAGACCGCGGTCAAGGCCGGCCGCACCCACCTCATGGACGCGACGCCCGTCACCCTGGGCCAGGAGTTCGCGGGCTACGCACGCCAGATCCGCCTCGGCATCGACCGCGTCAACGCCACGATCGTGCGCGTCGCCGAGGTGCCGCTCGGCGGCACGGCCGTCGGCACCGGCATCAACACCCCGGCCGGCTTCCCGCAGAAGGTCATCGCACAGCTCGCCGACGACAGCGGACTGCCGATCACCGAGGCGCTCGACCACTTCGAGGCGCAGGGCGCACGTGACGCGCTCGTCGAGGCGTCCGGCGCGCTGCGGGTCATCGCCGTGTCGCTCACCAAGATCAGCAACGACCTGCGCTGGATGGGCTCCGGCCCCAACACCGGACTCGGCGAGCTCAGCATCCCCGACCTGCAGCCCGGATCGTCGATCATGCCCGGCAAGGTCAACCCCGTGATCCCCGAGGCCGTCATCATGGTCGGCGCCCGCGTGATCGGCAACGACGCGACGATCGCCTGGGCCGGCGCGACCGGCAACTTCGAACTCAACGTGGCCATCCCCGTGATGGGCACCGCGCTGCTCGAGTCGATCCGCCTGCTCTCGAACTCGACCGTACTGCTCGCCGACAAGACCGTCGACGGACTCGAGGCCAACCTCGAGCACGCCCGCGCGCTGGCCGAGTCCAGCCCGTCGATCGTCACGCCGCTGAACAAGTTCATCGGCTACGAGTCGGCGGCGAAGATCGCGAAGCACGCCGTCAAGCAGTCGATCACGGTGCGCGAGGCGGTCATCGATCTCGGCTTCGTCGAGCGCGGCGAGCTCACGCTGGAGCAGCTGGACGGCGCCCTCGACGTGCTGTCGATGACGCACCCCGGCTAG
- the xseA gene encoding exodeoxyribonuclease VII large subunit, giving the protein MVEFTPDAPPTVDTPWPVGLLSAKIKGWIDRLGTVWVEGEITQWGVSGGNVYGKLKDLEADATVGFTIWSSVKAKLPADLKQGDRVVALVKPNYWVKGGTLTMQVFEMRHVGLGDLLERLERLRQQLAAEGLFALDRKKPLPFLPAMIGLVTGKDSDAEKDVLRNAQLRWPSVRFRVAHAAVQGDRAVGEVTAGIRLLDADPEVDVIIVARGGGDFQNLLVFSDESLVRAAAACETPLISAIGHEADRPLLDEVADLRASTPTDAAKRVVPDVAEELAGVAQARSRIGTRVTNLLTHEIDRLEQLRTRPVLANPVSLVDSRAEELTRWVARSHELVDRVVERSLTRVGELAGQLRALSPQGTLDRGYAIAQLPSGAALRDVADAPVGTGLVLTLATGRVHSTVDESPIES; this is encoded by the coding sequence TTGGTCGAGTTCACACCGGACGCCCCGCCCACCGTCGACACCCCGTGGCCCGTCGGCCTGCTGTCGGCGAAGATCAAGGGCTGGATCGACCGGCTCGGCACGGTCTGGGTCGAGGGCGAGATCACCCAGTGGGGCGTCTCCGGCGGCAACGTCTACGGCAAGCTCAAAGACCTCGAGGCCGACGCCACCGTGGGCTTCACGATCTGGTCGTCGGTGAAGGCCAAACTGCCCGCCGACCTCAAGCAGGGCGACCGCGTCGTCGCCCTCGTCAAGCCGAACTACTGGGTCAAGGGCGGCACGCTCACGATGCAGGTCTTCGAGATGCGGCACGTGGGTCTCGGCGACCTGCTCGAGCGGCTCGAACGCCTGCGCCAGCAGCTCGCGGCCGAGGGCCTGTTCGCGCTCGACCGCAAGAAGCCGCTGCCCTTCCTGCCCGCCATGATCGGGCTCGTCACCGGCAAAGACAGCGACGCCGAGAAAGACGTGCTGCGCAACGCGCAACTGCGCTGGCCCTCGGTGCGCTTCCGGGTGGCGCACGCCGCCGTGCAGGGCGACCGCGCCGTCGGCGAGGTGACCGCCGGCATCCGCCTGCTCGACGCCGACCCCGAGGTCGACGTCATCATCGTCGCCCGCGGCGGCGGCGACTTCCAGAACCTGCTGGTCTTCAGCGACGAATCGCTCGTGCGGGCCGCGGCCGCCTGCGAGACCCCGCTGATCAGCGCCATCGGCCACGAGGCCGACCGACCGTTGCTCGACGAGGTCGCCGACCTGCGGGCTTCCACCCCGACCGACGCCGCCAAGAGAGTGGTGCCGGATGTCGCGGAGGAACTCGCGGGAGTGGCACAGGCCCGATCGCGCATCGGCACCCGCGTCACCAACCTGCTCACGCACGAGATCGACCGCCTCGAGCAGCTTCGCACGCGTCCGGTGCTCGCCAACCCCGTCTCGCTCGTCGACTCGCGCGCCGAGGAACTTACGCGCTGGGTGGCCCGCAGCCACGAACTGGTCGACCGGGTCGTGGAGCGGTCGCTCACCCGCGTCGGCGAACTCGCCGGCCAGTTGCGCGCCCTCTCGCCGCAGGGCACCCTCGACCGCGGCTACGCGATCGCGCAGCTGCCCTCGGGTGCCGCACTGCGCGACGTGGCCGACGCCCCCGTCGGCACCGGGCTTGTCCTCACCCTCGCGACCGGACGCGTCCATTCCACAGTCGACGAGTCTCCGATCGAGAGCTAG
- a CDS encoding DUF6264 family protein: MSDQRPRPQYGEYASVDEQIAAGGIPVEAGPVVSPSPSYSPVSDQGLVAPDPATRVAGASPAPKQWDFALSVTLLIFGAYTVGSSFAGLLDFSAVLREVYAQAGYGEYTSDGLADSIGIAILVSQSVLYLATLVLTVLRIRAKRVAFFVPLVGGAVAGILMLALVLVAMTADPALAAWVTSQS; this comes from the coding sequence GTGAGCGACCAGCGCCCCCGACCCCAGTACGGCGAGTACGCGAGCGTCGACGAGCAGATCGCGGCCGGCGGTATCCCCGTCGAGGCCGGGCCCGTCGTCAGCCCGTCGCCCTCCTACTCGCCCGTGTCCGACCAGGGTCTGGTCGCGCCCGACCCCGCGACCCGCGTCGCCGGCGCATCTCCGGCACCCAAGCAGTGGGACTTCGCACTCAGCGTGACGCTGCTGATCTTCGGCGCCTACACCGTCGGGTCCTCGTTCGCCGGGCTGCTGGACTTCTCCGCCGTGCTGAGAGAGGTCTACGCGCAGGCCGGCTACGGCGAGTACACCAGCGACGGCCTCGCGGACAGTATCGGCATCGCCATCCTCGTCAGTCAGTCTGTTCTGTATCTCGCCACCCTCGTTCTCACGGTGCTGCGGATACGCGCCAAACGGGTGGCCTTCTTCGTCCCTCTCGTCGGCGGGGCCGTCGCCGGCATCCTGATGCTCGCACTGGTGCTCGTGGCAATGACCGCAGACCCGGCCCTGGCAGCCTGGGTCACCAGTCAGAGTTAG
- a CDS encoding 4-hydroxy-3-methylbut-2-enyl diphosphate reductase, whose amino-acid sequence MPRVPALRNRLKDTPVAGTKRVLLAAPRGYCAGVDRAVIAVEKALDRFGAPVYVRKQIVHNIHVVSTLEKKGAIFVDDVDEVPEGSHIVFSAHGVSPAVVQGAADRQLDAIDATCPLVTKVHREAVRFGKQDFEILLIGHHGHEEVEGTMGHAPERTTLVGSPADVANVVVKNPDHVVWLSQTTLSVDETMETVRLLRERFPNLQDPPSDDICYATTNRQVAIRKVAADADLVIVVGSSNSSNTMRLVDVALEYGAKAAYRVDYASEIQQEWLDGVVTVGVTSGASVPEVLVQEVLDDLADAGYGDVSQVVTAEEDLMFSLPKELRKDADGNSDERGLGGRVRKLDWQTA is encoded by the coding sequence ATGCCGCGCGTTCCCGCGCTGCGGAACAGGCTCAAGGATACCCCGGTGGCCGGGACCAAGCGGGTTCTCCTCGCGGCCCCCCGCGGCTACTGCGCTGGGGTGGACAGGGCGGTCATCGCCGTCGAGAAGGCCCTCGACCGCTTCGGCGCACCGGTCTACGTGCGTAAGCAGATCGTCCACAACATCCATGTCGTCTCCACCCTCGAGAAGAAGGGTGCCATCTTCGTCGACGACGTCGACGAGGTGCCCGAGGGTTCGCACATCGTTTTCAGCGCCCACGGAGTCTCGCCCGCCGTCGTGCAGGGTGCCGCCGACCGCCAGCTCGACGCGATCGACGCCACCTGCCCGCTGGTCACCAAGGTTCACCGCGAGGCCGTGCGCTTCGGCAAGCAGGACTTCGAGATCCTCCTCATCGGCCACCACGGCCACGAAGAGGTCGAGGGCACCATGGGCCACGCGCCCGAGCGCACCACCCTCGTCGGCAGCCCCGCCGACGTCGCGAACGTCGTCGTGAAGAACCCCGACCACGTCGTCTGGCTCTCGCAGACCACGCTCAGCGTCGACGAGACGATGGAGACCGTGCGTCTGCTGCGCGAGCGGTTCCCCAACCTGCAGGACCCGCCCAGCGACGACATCTGCTACGCCACGACCAACCGCCAGGTGGCCATCCGCAAGGTCGCGGCCGATGCCGACCTGGTCATCGTCGTCGGGTCGTCCAACAGCTCGAACACGATGAGACTCGTGGATGTCGCACTCGAATACGGCGCGAAGGCGGCGTACCGCGTCGACTACGCCAGCGAGATCCAGCAGGAGTGGCTCGACGGCGTCGTCACCGTCGGTGTGACCAGCGGCGCCTCGGTCCCCGAGGTTCTCGTGCAGGAGGTGCTCGACGACCTCGCCGACGCCGGTTACGGCGACGTCAGCCAGGTCGTGACAGCCGAGGAAGACCTCATGTTCTCGCTCCCCAAGGAGCTCCGCAAAGACGCCGACGGCAATTCCGACGAGCGCGGCCTCGGCGGCCGCGTGCGCAAACTCGATTGGCAGACCGCGTGA
- a CDS encoding DUF4245 family protein codes for MANKTPVTTRVKPPAIVAELGRPETPEETAARKAENSRKHRANQTLRNLIWSLVASVGLMLLLVIVVVRPSQPAAEPVDYATVAEQAQPGIDEPLAVPVLPPQWAANSADLGEAQDGISTWYIGFITPAEQFVALSQGIGANPTWLNTLLDQNLPTGTETVDGIEWTLYDHRDAEDPGNLAYAMVAEAGESTFVLYGTADSNEFRTIAGSLSTDIQNSIDAAEGTE; via the coding sequence GTGGCGAACAAGACCCCGGTCACCACCCGCGTCAAGCCGCCGGCGATCGTCGCCGAGCTCGGCCGCCCCGAGACGCCGGAGGAGACCGCCGCCCGCAAGGCGGAGAACTCCCGCAAGCACCGCGCCAACCAGACGCTGCGCAACCTGATCTGGTCGCTCGTCGCCTCGGTCGGGCTCATGCTCCTGCTCGTCATCGTGGTCGTGCGCCCCAGCCAGCCGGCTGCCGAACCCGTCGACTACGCGACAGTCGCGGAGCAGGCGCAGCCGGGCATCGACGAGCCGCTCGCCGTACCGGTGCTGCCGCCGCAGTGGGCCGCCAACAGCGCCGACCTCGGCGAGGCGCAGGACGGCATCTCCACCTGGTACATCGGGTTCATCACCCCCGCCGAGCAGTTCGTGGCTCTCAGCCAGGGCATCGGCGCCAACCCCACGTGGCTGAACACCCTGCTCGACCAGAACCTGCCCACCGGAACCGAGACCGTCGACGGTATCGAGTGGACGCTCTACGACCACCGCGACGCCGAAGACCCCGGCAACCTCGCGTACGCCATGGTCGCCGAAGCGGGTGAGAGCACGTTCGTCCTCTACGGCACGGCCGACAGCAACGAATTCCGCACCATCGCGGGTTCTCTCAGCACCGACATCCAGAACAGCATCGACGCCGCGGAGGGCACGGAGTGA
- a CDS encoding sensor histidine kinase gives MSTSARVAILPRGVASRVITTAVSRAAWGVALAILVLTIPVLVDVLVDRGLSAMLWAPLCCLAVMILLLVASGVRPSTATRVLYLAGGSASALVYAILLLSADPTLNGEAGFILNRPAMVLVLGGVSIARPLAGLRWSLLGYLLSLAVAVVSSLVVGVPIEPGWGPTIAVVVYAGAFVALVVVNANQNKQIPDLVRLEDDTRRLAIENQFEQRAAAIVHDTVLSDLTAVMNSSGPIDARARERFRADVATLRDAAWLRESADPAAVSPHDAVLRNALEALVSDFQWRGLSVDVTGDSSTVIRITPDASAALILAVRACLDNVLKHAGTSSAELVVSTTDEAVTVMVVDHGVGFDPDAIAVDRLGLRTSVVSRITAHRGSVRIWSTPGSGTSVLISVPGAELDEVVP, from the coding sequence GTGTCGACGTCGGCGCGGGTCGCCATTCTTCCCCGCGGGGTCGCGTCGAGAGTCATCACCACCGCGGTGTCGCGTGCAGCATGGGGTGTCGCCCTCGCCATCCTCGTGCTCACGATCCCCGTGCTCGTCGACGTCCTGGTCGACCGCGGGCTGAGCGCGATGCTCTGGGCGCCGCTCTGTTGCCTCGCCGTCATGATCCTGCTGCTGGTCGCGAGCGGTGTGCGGCCCTCGACGGCGACCCGGGTGCTCTACCTCGCCGGAGGCAGCGCGAGCGCTCTCGTCTACGCGATCCTGCTGCTGTCGGCCGACCCCACGCTCAACGGCGAGGCGGGATTCATCCTCAACCGGCCGGCCATGGTGCTCGTGCTCGGCGGCGTCTCGATCGCGCGGCCGCTCGCCGGCCTGCGTTGGAGCCTGCTCGGCTACCTGCTGTCGCTCGCGGTCGCGGTCGTCTCGTCCCTCGTCGTCGGCGTGCCGATCGAGCCCGGCTGGGGGCCGACGATCGCGGTCGTCGTCTACGCGGGGGCCTTCGTGGCGCTCGTCGTCGTCAACGCCAACCAGAACAAGCAGATCCCCGACCTGGTGCGGCTCGAAGACGACACCCGGCGGCTCGCCATCGAGAACCAGTTCGAGCAGCGCGCGGCGGCCATCGTGCACGACACGGTGCTGAGCGACCTCACCGCGGTGATGAACTCCTCGGGTCCGATCGATGCCCGGGCGAGAGAGCGGTTCAGGGCGGATGTCGCGACCCTGCGTGACGCGGCGTGGCTACGCGAATCGGCCGACCCCGCCGCCGTCTCCCCGCACGACGCCGTGCTGCGCAACGCGCTCGAGGCGCTCGTGTCGGACTTCCAGTGGCGCGGACTCTCGGTCGACGTCACCGGAGACTCCAGTACCGTCATCCGGATCACCCCCGACGCCTCGGCCGCCCTCATCCTCGCCGTCCGTGCCTGTCTCGACAACGTGCTCAAGCACGCCGGCACGTCGTCGGCCGAGCTCGTCGTCTCGACCACCGACGAGGCGGTCACGGTCATGGTGGTCGACCACGGTGTCGGCTTCGACCCCGACGCGATCGCGGTCGACCGGCTCGGGCTGCGCACCTCGGTCGTCAGCCGCATCACCGCCCACCGCGGGTCGGTGCGCATCTGGTCGACGCCGGGCAGCGGCACCTCGGTGCTGATCAGCGTGCCGGGCGCCGAACTCGACGAGGTCGTGCCGTGA
- a CDS encoding carbonic anhydrase: MARGNERFVAGAPLHPRQDVERRAALATVQEPDAALFGCSDSRLAAEIIFDKGIGDLFVVRNAGQIISDSVVGSLEYAVSVLKVPLIVVLGHDECGAVRAAIESQDEDAPLLPPHISHLISKIVPAVRRVGGSDEGPIAASSLDAHEVGREHLRDTIRELIESSELISDGIAAGTLAVVGANYRLLEGRAVPDIRVGNL, encoded by the coding sequence ATGGCGCGCGGCAACGAGCGCTTCGTGGCGGGAGCACCGCTGCACCCCCGGCAGGATGTCGAACGACGTGCCGCCCTCGCCACCGTGCAGGAGCCCGACGCGGCCCTGTTCGGCTGCAGCGACTCGCGCCTCGCGGCCGAGATCATCTTCGACAAGGGCATCGGCGACCTGTTCGTCGTGCGCAACGCCGGGCAGATCATCTCCGACTCGGTCGTCGGCTCGCTCGAGTACGCGGTCAGCGTGCTGAAGGTGCCGCTCATCGTGGTGCTCGGCCACGACGAGTGCGGCGCCGTGCGCGCGGCCATCGAGTCGCAGGACGAAGACGCACCCCTGCTGCCCCCGCACATCTCGCACCTCATCTCGAAGATCGTGCCGGCCGTGCGCCGCGTCGGCGGGTCCGACGAGGGCCCGATCGCGGCGTCCAGCCTCGACGCCCACGAGGTCGGACGGGAGCACCTGCGCGACACGATCCGCGAGCTCATCGAGTCGTCCGAGCTCATCAGCGACGGGATCGCCGCGGGTACGCTTGCTGTCGTGGGAGCGAACTACCGGCTGCTCGAGGGCCGTGCGGTTCCCGACATCCGTGTCGGCAATCTCTAG